The DNA region TCTATGGGGAACAAAAGCGGGGAAGATGATCTTGACTGGGAGATCGTCATCACCGGCAAGAAGGAGGCTGGATTTGTGGTAATTCCCACGATTCTCTCCTTGATTATGCTTGCCGTAATGGTGATGTTGTTTTTGGCGTGGAATCTGCCGCCGATAGTCATTGCAGTTCCCGTTATTCTTGAGCTGATGTCACTGTCACAGATTCTTTCTCTTGGGTTGTTTTACAAAGTAATCATTCAGAAGGACGGTTTTTATTGCCGCACCAATCCCTTCGACGGGCGGTACTACCGCTACAGCGACATTCTGGACTGGCGTCTTGTCGAGTCGCAGCGGAAGATCGGCTCCCGGTACAACAGAGGAAGAATCCGCAAAATGTACTACTTTTACGACCTGAAATTCATCGACCGTGCGCACCAGACACACCGGCTCCCTTATAACAAATCACTGTACGAGGGAGAGATTGGCGAGTTGGTCGCCAGAATTGAGAGGACACATGACAATGAAGCATAACTCCCCCCGATTGACAGATGGCATTTCCCGGTTTTTGATAACCGTTATGGGAATTGTCATGATGATTGCCGGTATCCGTCTGCTCATTATGGGGGTGGATAACTTTATCCAGCCAATCCGCCATGCCGGCTGGGTAACCACCAGCGCAAATGTTACCGACATATCTGAAACGGTCATAAAGAACAATTTTTTTAGAAACAAGCGGACAAGAATCCACTATAAGTGGACTTATGAGTATGTGGTGGACGGTACGCACTATACAGGCGAGTTTGGCCCCTTGGCGAACTCAGTCACGGTGGGTAAGTCCATCCAGATCAAATTTGACCCGGATGCACCGGAAAACTCGACCGGCTTTATAGAACCGAGCTTCAGCGACATTGTTCTCGCTGTGATTGGCTTGGTTGTCGCTGTGCTCGGGTTCTTCATATCGGGCATCTGCCCCCTGATCCGCAGGCTGACCGGGAGGGATCGATTCGATGAGGAGGAAAAACTGCCGCCGGAAGAGAAATACGACCTGTCCGCTGAGGACGCCCCGCATACGAGAGAAAAGTGAGGGTAGGCAATACCCCCCCCCCGAGTTCTTTTCCCGATACTTGCATTTGTGCTTTTCGGGGTGCTCATCATGCTTCTCCAGGGCGGAAGATTCTGATCATAGGAGCTATTGTTTGTTCTTTCTCTGTCTTAATACCTCCGATAGAGTGAGTCCTTCTGGATGCGCCATGATGACGCTACCCTCGTGACAACTCGAGAGCGCACCTTCCCCTTGGTGGGAGGTGCGCTCTGTCTGCGTTCATTTGATGCGATACAGGCTGCTGGTCAGGCTGCCATTGGGACGACGGCGGTGGGTGCGCTCTAAGAATCCGTGTCGCTCCAAGTCCGCCAAGGCCCGCTGCACGGTGCGGCGGGACAGCTTTAAGTCCTCCGCGATCCTGCGGACGCTGGGCCAGCAGGTGCCGTCGGTCTCCGCCGTGATGGGCTTGACTTCCTTTTCCGTAAGCTCCGCCATCATTTTGCGGATCAGCTGATGTTCACGACTGAGATTAAATCCATAGCCGTTTTCCTATTTTGTTCCTTAAAAGTGTTCGGTCACAGGGGCATCCAGCTGCCGCTGGCGGTGGCCAGCAGCTTGCCGGTGGCGGCGTCGGTCAGCTCCGCTCGCTGGCGGATGAGGCTGCGGCCCGCCTTGACGATGAACACCTTCAGATAAAGCTCCATGCCGTAGTCCACGCCCCGGAGGAAGGACACCGACATATCCACGGTGGTAGCCTCGTTTTCCCCGGCGGTAAAGTTGGCTACTACACCGAAGGCCGCGTCAAACATTCCGGCGATGGCGCCGCCATGGATGCCGCCCTTTTCGTTGATCTGCCAATCTTGGGTGGGGAAGGCATAGGTGACGGTCTGGCCTTCGTAGTCGCAATCCACCAGGTGGGCCCGCATCCGCTCGTCAAAGCCGCCGTCACCCAGGTTCAGATAATGGGCTGATTTCTCCTGCACCAGCCGGAGCCACGTTTGCTTCTTTTCCATTCTTTTACTCCTTAATCCCGGCGATGTTCTTCGCCAGCTTCTTCTTGCCCTGAATATTGCCCTGCCGGGCGATCATCACCCGCTGCGCCTGAGGCGAGCCGGCCCCATGCATGGACTCCGTGCGGTAGCCCACGGCGGCCGCGCCCAGGCACATATTCTCCAGGAACCGCATGATCCGCTGTCGATCCTCGGTGCTGACGCCCTCGTGGGCGCCGAAATACTTGTTGCAGATCTCGCCGATGGTCTCGCCCTCGCGGCCCACCACAGTGTCGGACAGGAAATCCTTCTCGCTGGGCATGGTGACCATCAGGCCGCCTGCGATGTCCTCCGCCAGACGCACGATCTCATAGGGGAAGCGGGTGACGTTCTGCTTGCAGACGTTGGCCAGCAGCAGGTCGATCTGGTAGTTGCCCGCCTTGGTGGGGCAGCCCTCGCAGGAGCAGGCGATGCCGCAGGAGTACAGCGTCTCGTTGAGATGGGTCATCTCAATGAGCTTGTCCTTGATGTGGCTGGCCTTCTCCACGCCGTTATACTCGGCGGCCAGTGCCGCCGCGCCGATGACCACATCGCCTACGCCCACCTTGCAGCCGCCGTAGCTCTGGCGGTGGTAGCCGGCGAAACGCTCCACCATCATGCCGGCGAACTCATACTCGCCGTTGAGGAAGATATACTCATTGGGGATAAACACGTGGTCGAGGACCACCAGTGCCTCCTGTCCGCCGAATTTGGCGTTGCCCACGTCGATGCAGCCGTCCTCCATCTTGCGGGTATCGCAGGACTGGCGGCCGTAGATCATGTACAGTCCATCGGCGTCGGTGGGGCAGGCGAAGGACACGGCATAGTCCCTGTCCGCCTCACCCATGGCGATGGTGGGCATGAAGATATGCCAGTGGCTGTTGATGGAGCCGGTCTGGTGGCATTTCGCACCGCAGACCACAATGCCGTCATCGCGGCGTTCCACCACGTGGACGTACATATCCGGGTCGGTCTGCTCATGGGGAGCCTTGCTGCGGTCACCCTTGGGGTCGGTCATAGCGCCGTCCACCGTCAGATCGTTGTCCTGCACGTAGACAAGGAATTTCTTGAAATTCTCGTGATAGCTTGTGCCGCACTTCTCGTCGATCTCGTAGGTGGTGGAGTACACGGCGTTGAACGCGTCCATGCCCACGCAGCGTTGGAAGCAGCTGGCGGTCTTCTGCCCCAGCAGACGCTGCATTTTCACCTTCTTCACCAGATCGTCGGCGGACTGGTGGAGGTGGGTGAATCGGTTGATCCTCCGCCCCGTCAGGCTGGAGGTGGCGGTCATGAGATCCTCGTACTGGGGATCCTGGGCCAGAGCGTAGGTCATCGCCACGCAGTTGATGGAGGGCCGGATCATGGGGTGATCCACCCAGTTGTCAAGCTTCTCGCCGAACATATACACGCGGGTGTTCAGCTTACGCAGAGAGTCGATATATTCTTTCGCGGTCATCAGTGCCATTGTCGTTTCCTCCTGTCAGGTATTTGTAAACTGCGCGGAACGTTTCTCCAGGAATGCGCCCATTCCCTCCTTCTGGTCGGCGGTGGCGAAGCACATGGCGAACAGCTCGTTTTCGCAGGCGATACCGCTGTCTATGTCCGTCTGCATCCCCCGGTCAATGCACGCCTTGGCGTATTTCACGGCGATGGGTGCGTTCTTGGTGAAGGACTTGGCCATCTCCAGCGCACCGTCCAGCAGGGCTTCGGGGGCGTAGACGGCGTTGACAAGGCCAATCCGCTCTGCCTCGTCGGCCTTGATCATCTTGCCGGAGAAGATCAGCTCCTTGGCCTTGGCCACGCCCACGCGGCGGGGCAGGCGCTGGGTGCCGGAGAAGCCGGGGGTGATGCCCAGGCCCACCTCGGGCTGGCCGAACTTCGCCTTCTCGGAGGCGAGAATAATGTCGCAGCTCATCGCCAGCTCACAGCCGCCGCCCAGGGCGAAGCCGTTCACAGCGGCGATGGTGGGGAACTCCAGCTTTTCGATGCGGCGCATAAGGGCGCTGCCCCGCTGACCCCAGCGGCGGCCGCCGTCCAGATCCAGCGGGTACTGCTCCCCGATGTCGGCACCCGCCACAAAGGAGCGTCCCTCACCGGTGAGAATCATGCAGCGGACGTCGCGGTCGTTCTCCAGTGCCGCCACCACCAGCTCCAGCTCCGTGATGACGGTGCCATTCAGGGCGTTCAGAGCCTCGGGCCGGTCAATGGTCACGATGGCGATTTGATCTTGCTTTTCATAACGGATAGTCTGATACATGAGAGTCGTCTCCTTGCGGCAATTATCAAATGGTTTGAAAAAAGGGGGAATCGCTTGGTTGGAGCGATTCCCCCGCTGTGATCGCTCAGTATACGGAAGCAGGCTTCAGTTTTCCTCCGCCATCCTCTTATACTTGGCGTAGCGCGCCTTTACATCGGCGATCTCCTTGGCGTAGAGCGCGTCCGCCTTCTCCGGGAAGTTGTTCTTCAGGGAGGCGAAGCGGTTCTCGCCCATGAGGAAGTCCATGAGCTTGTCGGTGTCGGGTTCCTTGGAATCCAGCTGGAAGGGGTTCTTGCCCTCGGCGATGCGGCGGGGATCGTAGCGGTACAGGTGCCAGTAGCCGCACTCCACTGCCTTCTTCATCTCCTCCTGCGTACAGCCCATGCCCGCCTTGATATGCTGCTCCAGGCACGGGCAGTAGCAGATGACGATGGAGGGGCCGTCATAGGCTTCCGCCTCGCGGAATGCGCGGAGCGTCTGCGCCTGATCCGCGCCCATGGCCACCTGGGCCACATATACATAGCCGTACTGCATCAGGATGCCGCCCAGATCCTTCTTGGACACCTGCTTGCCGCCGGCGGCGAATTTCGCCGTGGCACTGGTGGGCGTTGCCTTGGACGCCTGCCCGCCGGTGTTGGAGTACACCTCGGTATCCAGCACCATCAGATTCACGTTGCGGTTCTGCGCCATCACGTGGTCGATACCGCCGAAGCCAATGTCATACGCCCAGCCGTCGCCGCCGATCGCCCAGACGGATTTCCGCGCCAGATACTCGCGGTTTTCCAGAATGTACGCGGTGTCGTCGTTCTGGGGAGCCGCCTCCACGGCGGCGAGCAGCGCATCGGTCACGGCGCGGGACTTGGTGCTGTCGTTCCAATCCTTCAGATAGGCGGCGATGGCGTCCACCGCCACACCCTGCGATTGCAGCTTCTCCAGATGCACCATCAGCTCCTTGCGGATGATGTCCTGCGCGTGGAAGAATCCGTAGGCAAACTCAGCGTTGTCTTCAAACAGGGAGTGCTCCCATGCGGGGCCATAGCCGTGGCAGTCCTTGCAGTAGGGCAGGATCGGCGCGCCGCCGCTGATGGCGGAGGAGCAGCCGGCGGCGTTGCCGGCGTACATGTGGTCGCCGAACAGCTGGCTCAGGAGCTTGATGTATGTCGTCTCCGCGCAGCCAGCGCAGGCAGCGGAGAACTGGAAGTAGGGCTTGGCGAACTGGATGCTCTTCACGGACTTGTCGCTGATAACGTCCGGCTTCAGATACTTCTCGTCCATGGCCACCTGATCGAATAGGGGCTGCTCTGCCTTCATGTCCTCGAAGGGCACCATGGTCAGGGCACCCTCGGCGGGGCACGCCGTCAGGCACACGCCGCAGCCCAGACAATCGTAGGGCGATACCTGCATACGGAAGCTGTAAGCGGGTGCGTCCTTCCCCAGGCCCTTGGCGGGGGCGGTGACGAAAGCGGCGGGCACCTGTGCCTGCTCCTCCCCGGTCAGCAGCACCGGACGGATGGCGGCGTGGGGACAGCTCATGGCGCAGCGGTTGCACTGGATGCAGGCCGTCTCATCCCATTTGGGAACGAGGGTAGCCACGCCGCGCTTGGAGAAGGCGGAGGTGCCGTTCTCCCACGTGCCGTCCAGCACGCCGTGCTTTTGGAACACGGACACGGGCAGCTTGTCGCCCTGCTGGCGATCCATGGGGAGGACGATGTCCTTGACGAAGGGCGTGGCGTTGATCTCGGCGGCAGGCGCGTCCTGCGCGTAGGCCCACGCGGCGGGGATCTCCACCTTCACGGCGGCGTGGATACCCACGTCCACCGCCTTGTCGTTCAGATCCACGATCTTCTGTCCCGCCTTCTTAAAGTAGGTGGCGTAGTTGTTCTTCTTCATATCCGCCACGGCAACGTCCATGGGGATGACCTTGGTCAGGGCAAAGAATGCGCCCTGAAGGATATTATTGGTGTGCTTACCCAGCCCCACCTCCGCCGCCAGCTTGGCAGCGTCGATGATATAGAACTGCGCGTGCTTCGCGGCCAGATCCCGCTTCATCTTGGCGGGCAGACGTTCCTCCAGCTCCTCTACCTGCCAGGGGCAGTTCAGCAGAAACGTGCCGCCGTCCTTCAGGTCCTCGGTCAAATCATATTTCTTGACATAGGTAGGTGCGTGGCAGGCTACGAAATCGGCAGAGGACACCAAATAGGTGCTGCGGATGGGCGCATCGCCGAAGCGCA from Vescimonas fastidiosa includes:
- the nifJ gene encoding pyruvate:ferredoxin (flavodoxin) oxidoreductase, with the translated sequence MSKKNYVVMDGNTAAAHSAYAFTEVAAIYPITPSSPMAEKVDEWSAKGKKNLFGTPVDVIQMQSEAGAAGTCHGSLQAGALTTTFTSSQGLMLMIPAMYAMGGQFLPSVMHIASRVVTSNHHSIFGDHTDFMTCRTTGYAMLMSSSPQEAMDLAAVAHLSAIKAKYAFMHCFDGFRTSHEMQRIEALDYEELRPLLDQDALRDFRRQSLNPEHPTNRGNNVNPDVYFQCKEGANVKSAIVPGTVQHYMDEINKLTGRDYKLFNYYGAPDAEEVVVAMCSVTEALRETVDYLNAQGRRVGMVQIHLYRPFSVPDFSAAIPAACKRIAVLDRSKETGSVGEPVYLDVVTALNQAGRGDIRVVGGRYGLSSKDTTPGQLIAVYDNLRQEIPKNSFTIGICDDVTHTSLDYENVEFSHPGEISCKIWGLGGDGTVGANKNAISTIGLVADKYAQAYFSYDSMKSGGLTQSHLRFGDAPIRSTYLVSSADFVACHAPTYVKKYDLTEDLKDGGTFLLNCPWQVEELEERLPAKMKRDLAAKHAQFYIIDAAKLAAEVGLGKHTNNILQGAFFALTKVIPMDVAVADMKKNNYATYFKKAGQKIVDLNDKAVDVGIHAAVKVEIPAAWAYAQDAPAAEINATPFVKDIVLPMDRQQGDKLPVSVFQKHGVLDGTWENGTSAFSKRGVATLVPKWDETACIQCNRCAMSCPHAAIRPVLLTGEEQAQVPAAFVTAPAKGLGKDAPAYSFRMQVSPYDCLGCGVCLTACPAEGALTMVPFEDMKAEQPLFDQVAMDEKYLKPDVISDKSVKSIQFAKPYFQFSAACAGCAETTYIKLLSQLFGDHMYAGNAAGCSSAISGGAPILPYCKDCHGYGPAWEHSLFEDNAEFAYGFFHAQDIIRKELMVHLEKLQSQGVAVDAIAAYLKDWNDSTKSRAVTDALLAAVEAAPQNDDTAYILENREYLARKSVWAIGGDGWAYDIGFGGIDHVMAQNRNVNLMVLDTEVYSNTGGQASKATPTSATAKFAAGGKQVSKKDLGGILMQYGYVYVAQVAMGADQAQTLRAFREAEAYDGPSIVICYCPCLEQHIKAGMGCTQEEMKKAVECGYWHLYRYDPRRIAEGKNPFQLDSKEPDTDKLMDFLMGENRFASLKNNFPEKADALYAKEIADVKARYAKYKRMAEEN
- a CDS encoding 4-hydroxyphenylacetate 3-hydroxylase family protein; this encodes MALMTAKEYIDSLRKLNTRVYMFGEKLDNWVDHPMIRPSINCVAMTYALAQDPQYEDLMTATSSLTGRRINRFTHLHQSADDLVKKVKMQRLLGQKTASCFQRCVGMDAFNAVYSTTYEIDEKCGTSYHENFKKFLVYVQDNDLTVDGAMTDPKGDRSKAPHEQTDPDMYVHVVERRDDGIVVCGAKCHQTGSINSHWHIFMPTIAMGEADRDYAVSFACPTDADGLYMIYGRQSCDTRKMEDGCIDVGNAKFGGQEALVVLDHVFIPNEYIFLNGEYEFAGMMVERFAGYHRQSYGGCKVGVGDVVIGAAALAAEYNGVEKASHIKDKLIEMTHLNETLYSCGIACSCEGCPTKAGNYQIDLLLANVCKQNVTRFPYEIVRLAEDIAGGLMVTMPSEKDFLSDTVVGREGETIGEICNKYFGAHEGVSTEDRQRIMRFLENMCLGAAAVGYRTESMHGAGSPQAQRVMIARQGNIQGKKKLAKNIAGIKE
- a CDS encoding PaaI family thioesterase; protein product: MEKKQTWLRLVQEKSAHYLNLGDGGFDERMRAHLVDCDYEGQTVTYAFPTQDWQINEKGGIHGGAIAGMFDAAFGVVANFTAGENEATTVDMSVSFLRGVDYGMELYLKVFIVKAGRSLIRQRAELTDAATGKLLATASGSWMPL
- a CDS encoding enoyl-CoA hydratase-related protein — translated: MYQTIRYEKQDQIAIVTIDRPEALNALNGTVITELELVVAALENDRDVRCMILTGEGRSFVAGADIGEQYPLDLDGGRRWGQRGSALMRRIEKLEFPTIAAVNGFALGGGCELAMSCDIILASEKAKFGQPEVGLGITPGFSGTQRLPRRVGVAKAKELIFSGKMIKADEAERIGLVNAVYAPEALLDGALEMAKSFTKNAPIAVKYAKACIDRGMQTDIDSGIACENELFAMCFATADQKEGMGAFLEKRSAQFTNT
- a CDS encoding helix-turn-helix domain-containing protein, whose translation is MMAELTEKEVKPITAETDGTCWPSVRRIAEDLKLSRRTVQRALADLERHGFLERTHRRRPNGSLTSSLYRIK
- a CDS encoding DUF3592 domain-containing protein, whose amino-acid sequence is MKHNSPRLTDGISRFLITVMGIVMMIAGIRLLIMGVDNFIQPIRHAGWVTTSANVTDISETVIKNNFFRNKRTRIHYKWTYEYVVDGTHYTGEFGPLANSVTVGKSIQIKFDPDAPENSTGFIEPSFSDIVLAVIGLVVAVLGFFISGICPLIRRLTGRDRFDEEEKLPPEEKYDLSAEDAPHTREK